The window GCCCCCGCCTCAACGTCCGCGCTACCGCCTCCGTAGCCGCCACCACGTAGCTCACGTCCGGATCGCGCGTCTTGGACAAGGGCGTGGGCACGCAAATCGAGATGGCGTCGGCCTGGGCGAGAGCGCAGTCATCGTCGGTCGCGGTCAGCAGTCCCTCGCCTACCAGGGCGGCGAGGATAGGGGATGCGACATCGGCCACATGGCTCCGGCCCTCACGCACTGCGCGGATGACGTCGGGCGAGATGTCGAAGCCCAGCACACGGAAGCCGGCCCTGGCGAAGGCGACTGCGAGCGGCAGGCCCACGTAGCCCAGCCCCATGACCGCGACTACGGCGGTGTGATCGGCGAAGCGTTCCAAGAGATCGGCAGCGGCTGAGGGGAAGGGCGGCCATTGCCCACGAACAGGACTGGATCCCATACTCGTGCTCCGTTACCGAGGTTTGCGCTGCGCACGGCGTCCGCCGCCCGCAGAAGCGATAGGGTCCAGGGAGGGTATCAGCGAAAGAGATCGAGAACGAAGCCCGCCTCGCATTGGCGCCCGCAGAGCCGCTGCGCCCGAACGCAAGCACACCAGTCTGCTGCTTCACTACGGCTCTCGCTCTTGCCAGCCCCGGGCACCTCCGATATGCTTGGGGGCCGCAGCACGGGATAGGCGACCCCTCTCGGCCGGTTCTCCACCAGGTTCGATCCAGGTTGACTCGCCTGCAGCGCGGCTGTTCTCGAGCTCACGACCGACATTCTGGCATGAGGCACCTGTCCAGCATAAGCCTGCTCATCTGTCTGGGGTCGCTCGCACCCCGGGGCGCAGCGGGGCAGAGTCGAGCTGCGGCGGCCCCGGGTCCGGCGGCCGGCACCACCGTGTGCGGCATGACCAGCTACCTCTCGCCCGCCGATCTTTCCGATCCGCTGGCGGAGCTCGAGCGGGTAGCGGAGCTGGCCGGCCGCGTGCCCCTGCGCTCGCGGCTCATCCGCAGGCCATCCTCCCAGCGCATGCTGCCCGCGTGCAGCGGCCAACTTGGCTTCCCCTGGGAGCGCCGGCTGCGCCCGGTGCAGACCGACCACGGCCCGCGCCGCCTCGAGCTGCTGCCGCTGAGTTGGGACATTACGCTGAACACCGGTTACCCTGTCGACCAGAACAATGGCGCCGTCTGGGCGGGGCGCGGGCTCTCCACGGCGCTGCACGGCGGGGTGACTTTGCGCTGGGGACCCGTCTCTGCGGTTCTCGCGCCCATGCTTGCCTACCAGC is drawn from Gemmatimonadota bacterium and contains these coding sequences:
- a CDS encoding UDP-N-acetyl-D-glucosamine dehydrogenase, which translates into the protein MERFADHTAVVAVMGLGYVGLPLAVAFARAGFRVLGFDISPDVIRAVREGRSHVADVASPILAALVGEGLLTATDDDCALAQADAISICVPTPLSKTRDPDVSYVVAATEAVARTLRRG